A single Banduia mediterranea DNA region contains:
- a CDS encoding M20/M25/M40 family metallo-hydrolase produces the protein MTRIRVFAASLLLSTFVAPAAADTVDADAIDRVRDAAMDSDYAYRQAGWLSDRIGPRLSGSRGHAAAIEYVAEQMKQLGLKVSLQPVKVPHWVRGEETASLVDYPGRPDGITQKVMLTALGSSSATPPDGLTREVVVVRSLDELKALGRRGVQDKFVLLYSKFDQFMADNGHAGAAYGLAGAFRFGGPNEVSKLGGAAALVRSVGGAEYRLPHTGATHFAADVAAIPAAALSAEDADLILRLAEDGPVRLHMTLTPQTLPDVDSFNVIGDLKGSDKSDEIVIISGHLDSWDLGTGAHDDAVGVATAMSAAAMFKQLKLKPRRTLRVIAWANEENGTRGGKTYFEAHQQEIEQHAAAIESDFGGGRPVGVYAHVTEETLELLKPLNEALKPIGASLSDRRTTPTGADISPLGKAGVPNFAPLVDSRSYFDYHHTAADTFDKLDPEEVRYQSSVMATLAWWLANTDEVLPRVPVQAATTGH, from the coding sequence ATGACTCGAATTCGCGTGTTCGCTGCGAGCCTGCTCCTGTCCACATTCGTTGCCCCGGCGGCGGCGGATACCGTCGACGCCGATGCGATCGATCGCGTGCGCGATGCCGCGATGGACAGCGACTACGCCTATCGCCAGGCGGGATGGCTCAGTGATCGAATCGGCCCGCGCCTGTCCGGTTCGCGCGGACATGCCGCGGCCATCGAGTATGTCGCGGAGCAGATGAAGCAACTCGGCCTCAAGGTCAGCTTGCAGCCGGTCAAGGTGCCGCATTGGGTTCGTGGCGAAGAGACGGCGAGCCTGGTGGACTACCCGGGGCGCCCGGATGGCATCACCCAGAAGGTGATGTTGACCGCGCTCGGCAGCTCCAGCGCCACGCCGCCGGACGGCCTGACCCGCGAGGTGGTGGTGGTACGCAGCCTGGACGAACTCAAGGCGCTCGGCCGCCGTGGCGTGCAGGACAAGTTCGTGCTGCTGTATTCGAAATTCGACCAATTCATGGCGGACAACGGCCACGCCGGTGCAGCCTACGGGCTCGCCGGTGCGTTCCGCTTCGGCGGTCCCAACGAGGTCTCGAAACTCGGCGGCGCGGCGGCGCTGGTGCGTTCGGTCGGCGGCGCCGAATACCGTTTGCCGCATACCGGCGCCACCCACTTCGCGGCCGATGTGGCGGCGATTCCCGCAGCGGCGCTCAGCGCGGAGGACGCCGACCTGATCCTGCGCCTCGCCGAGGATGGCCCGGTGCGCCTGCACATGACACTGACGCCGCAGACGCTGCCGGATGTCGACAGTTTCAATGTGATCGGCGACCTCAAGGGCAGCGACAAGTCCGACGAGATCGTCATCATCTCCGGCCACCTGGATTCCTGGGATCTGGGAACCGGCGCGCACGATGACGCGGTGGGCGTGGCCACGGCGATGTCCGCGGCGGCGATGTTCAAGCAGCTCAAGCTGAAGCCGCGTCGCACCCTGCGGGTGATCGCCTGGGCCAACGAAGAGAATGGCACGCGTGGCGGCAAGACCTATTTCGAGGCGCACCAGCAGGAGATCGAGCAGCATGCAGCGGCGATCGAGAGCGATTTCGGCGGCGGCCGACCGGTGGGTGTGTATGCCCACGTGACCGAAGAGACGCTGGAACTGCTGAAACCGCTCAACGAGGCACTGAAGCCAATTGGCGCCTCGCTGTCCGATCGGCGCACCACACCGACCGGGGCCGACATCAGCCCTCTCGGCAAGGCCGGCGTGCCCAATTTCGCGCCACTGGTGGACTCGCGCAGCTACTTTGATTACCACCACACGGCGGCCGATACCTTCGACAAGCTCGATCCCGAGGAGGTTCGCTACCAGTCTTCGGTGATGGCGACCCTGGCCTGGTGGCTGGCCAATACCGACGAGGTCTTGCCGCGCGTGCCGGTACAGGCGGCGACGACGGGACACTGA